The Arachis hypogaea cultivar Tifrunner chromosome 14, arahy.Tifrunner.gnm2.J5K5, whole genome shotgun sequence DNA window AACATACTCTTTACATGTTAATAATCGCATTGTGATTAAGATACTGAATAAACTAGGAACCCAGCTAGCAGGAGATGAAGAATTAGCTACAATAAGAGTGGAAAACTGGGAGCTGGAACTTAACTAATGAAGCGGACTGAGAGGAGTATTAAAAGATTTCCCTTAGAAATAAATGTAGATTTAACCAGTTTAAGTAACCTAAAAGTATGTATTTAACTTAATCTTTTTAGTCATGTAATCCTTGTGTATATATTTTGAGGTGGTTTTCATcagatataattatataaatacgcTCATATGTTCCTTCAATACTTTAGCCATTCATAAGTGATAACAACGTTCTTCCATGCATTTGTACCTCCTATGCTGTGATGATTTTCTTTACTCTTTATTAGacaaaaaaggaaattaaatgtGCAGGGCAGCACCAAGAGAAGAAGTAATAAATAATGTTGCATGGCAATTTTCTAAAGTAAAATGTTGAAATTATGTGCAGTCGAATTCGCGTGGGCCAAGGTTGCCATGGCACGACTTGCATTGCAAAGTCGAGGGTCCAGCTGCATATGATATATTGATCAATTTTGAACAAAGATGGAGAAAAGCAAAAAAATGGCGTGATTTTCGGCTAAAAAAGGTGACAAAGTGGCATGAGGATGCTTTACTAAGCCTAGAACGCCTTTCATGGATGCTCACTCCATCTTCGAGTCCTGATGGTGAGAAAGCTGTCTATGTAACCGATGAACATGATCCTGAGAGTTGGAATGTGCAGGTATGCAGGAAATATATTGATAAAAAGTCGATTAACATATGCAATCCTTCTTTGTAAAATCGAATATATGTTATGAAGAAACATTAAATACAGGTATTTCGGTCCATAGATTCAGGATCCGTCATGGGTTTTCCAAAGAGTGTTGAGCAAGCAAAGGCTCAGGTGAGGACAAGTTTGTACGTGATGCCTACTTGAACTGTACTCTACTGATATGGCATGTAAACCGCAGTTTCCTCTAAAAGTTTGCATGCCATATCGAACCAATTCTTTCATAGATTCTTGGCCTTTACTAAACTAATCTTGATCCCCCCCACCCCCCGTTTTTCAGAACCTTTTCTGTGGAAAAAATTTGAAAGTAGATAAAAGCATTCATGTTGCTTATGTAAAAGCAATAAGATCAGCAGAACACTTCATCTACATTGAGAATCAGTATTTCCTGGGGTCCTCGTATAATTGGCATTCACACAAAGGTGCAggtatataaaatatagtttccAATATCGTTTATCTTTGTAATACATGAAATTGGGCTTATTGATGTTGTTCTATCATATGTTTCTTTCTATGCTCTTCTACAACTCCATGCAAATTAATTTCagattttgtcaaaatatttcaGATGTGCCCCGTAGAACTTAATTTTAATATCCAATTTGGTATACTTATAATAAAGTAATGATGTTATAAAAATGATACAAAGGACACAAGGTGTGAAGatgagctttttttttttaatgatttattttctttaaaaggTGCAAATCACTTGATTCCCATGGAATTGGCCTTAAAAATTGCCAGCAAGATCATCGCCAACGAACGTTTTTCTGCGTATATAGTTATACCAATGTGGCCAGAGGGAGTTCCTGGTAGTGTTGCTATTCAAGAAATTCTGTTCTGGCAGGTCAGACCAATTTCTAGTTGTTGTTCCTTTTCTAAATCTAGTAACTTAGCGTTCTAGTATATCAAACTTGTGCCAAGGTTACATAGATTTGAAACGTTGggccaaattctcatcttattttggtgaccttttcataactcttaaaagaataaatatgttttgttttttagTCCCTTTTTTTCATCCTAAAATGATTGGAGGAAAGACACTCACAAGTCAAAAATAAATACGTGGAAAAATGGATTTGTGATGTGATATTCCAAAGAATTTGATAAGTTAATACATGTCAGTAAAAATTTATCATCAGCAATTTGAATGACTACAGGGACAGACAATGTCTATGATGTACAAGATTGTTGCTGATGCTCTTAAAAAAGCAGGTCTTTCTCATCACTATCATCCTCAAGATTACCTCAATTTTTACTGTCTTGGAAAGCGTGAACCTTTGTCTTCAGATATTCCATTGCCAACTCAGACATCCGAAAATCGTGGTTTGGTATACTGAGCTAATCTCCTTCTATACTTGTAGCAAAATGTCTGCATTGCATTGCACTGCATGCAAGTGTGAACCCTGAATTCTATTTGGAGGCTTATATTCTTTTACCCCTTTTCTTAATCAGAATTCATCCAAAAAATCAAGACGTTTTATGATTTATGTTCATGCCAAAGGAATGATAGTTGATGACGAGTATGTTATCATGGGATCTGCAAATATTAACCAGAGATCCATGGATGGTTCAAGGGACACAGAAATAGCTATGGGAGCTTATCAGCCAAAATACACATGGAAAGAGAAGAATTCTCATCCACATGGCCAGGTGACAATGCCATCCCCAACACTTTGTAGTTTATTTAAAGTATGACTGCATAACTATGTTTCAGATTAGGTGAACATGAACATAGGAAACTGGAGCAGGTTGTATAGTTATGCATTTCCAACAAATTAAGGTGGTGTTGGTTTGATGCAGGTGTATGGTTACAGAATGTCACTGTGGGCTGAGCACCTTGGTAGCATTAAGGAAATATATGAAGAACCAAAGAGCCTAGAATGTGTTAGGTATGTGAACTATATAGCCAAACAAAACTGGGATGCATATGTATCAGAGGAAGGGAAGGAGCTGAGGGGACATTTGATGCAGTACCCGATTATGGTAGGCTCTGATGGAAAAGTGAGCCCGCTGCCAGATCATGAGTACTTTCCTGATGTTGGTGGTAAAGTTCTTGGATCACCCAATTCGCTTCCTGATGCACTAACCACATGACATGATATCATACACAAAGCTCCCAACCCAATTTGTATTCCTAAAATTGTATGTGAAACATTATGGAATGATTCTGAAAATATCCTTCTGCTATGTAAATTCCTGTATTTGATAAAATTCTGAAATATCATtggtgttttcaattttttttctctatttttggaCCAATGGATTTTGACTATCAGAACAAATCCGGTGAATGGAATGATAGAGATATCAATTAGCATCAGACAGCCAAGTGTTTAGTgtatattattgttgttgtcttcCCTCGAACAAGTAACAACCCTTCATTAGAGTTCAAAGACAAAGGTAAAAATTGTAAATGACATTAGTGTATTGTGATCAATCATTTTTTCATGGAGTCATATAACAAACAATACAAGAAATTAGGAAAAGCGTATTAATATTATTCTTATAAACTTCGGTCAAATAGTATTTAACTACTTGTATTAGTATCAATAAAAGATAATACGACTGAACCGGACAAAATGAATTCCATATTTTCTAGGCAAGACTTATCGCACAAGACCGCATAGCGCAGTGGATTAGCGCGTCTGACTTCGGATCAGAAGGTCGTGGGTTCGACTCCCACTGTGGTCGCTTTTTTCGTTTTGAGTTTCACATTTAAGCGAACGAACAACTGACAGTGTAGCATTAGTATATCGcatcttttatattgtatcagaCTCAGTTATTGCTCTAATTTTAAACATCAGTCGCCACGCCCCAAATATAATGGCTGAATCAGATGCCAAAAAAATTGAGGAAAAGAATGAGAAGAAAGCAGATAGGTCATCCATGCACTCGTCGTTTCTCTCTTTGAAGATGTAATGATTGGAGAAATTTGTATGTTTGGAAAAACTTTGATGGGAATGTGGCAGAACTCGAGACAGAGAATGAGCAAGTTGAGAGTTAAAAGTGAAGGCCTCAAGAGAAGAGTTAAGACAGCATTTCGTCGGATTCAAGGTTCTTTGAAGCCAACATTAAGCTGAATAGTAATTTACTAATTTCATATCATCTCATCTTCCTACAGtttcttttttttagaaaaagacaTTTACGTTACTCCTTCATGTGTCTATATTCTATATATTAATCATTTAACGTATGAATTTGTACAAACAGACAATTAATTTAGAAAAGGGAGGGAGTAGTCACCAAAAAAACTTAACGTGAAATTGAtagctgagagccgttagatgatttgactaaattttcaggGAGTGCTTTATAGTTTATTCAGTTGCACCTACATTTTCGTTTTTCATAATAAGCGACTCTCGAACCATACCATGAGAACATGATGAACTCAATTGCACCGAAATTATCAACTCCACAAGCCTAAAAAAATTTGAGTGAAATAATGGCCAAGCTTTATTCAACAAAAGAGAACTGGGTAGTTATCATCATCCTGTTGCTTTTGACAATATCGAATGAAGAACTAAGATAAATAATAAGAAACCTGTTTCCAAGTCCATATGCCGCCGAGGTTAAAGTCTCTTTCAAACCAAATAATGCTACACATATATGATATCATATATCCTATTGTATAATAAATATCGGTTCTTCAAATTgtcaaaaatcaaaatatcaaTGTGCTATGGCCATAATCGGTTTAGTCTACAAATGATATTTTGCTCTCCCATAATCAATACATGTAAATGTATTCCATGGTTGGACTAAGGTATCAGGGCACAGCCTAATATTCAGAAAACATCATAAAATAAGACATCAAATTAACTATCCATCAGACTGAAACAGCTATGGATATGATGAAATTTGAAACTAACCTACAGTTGGAGAAGTAAAGCTCCTCAAAAATTTAATATGTAAAATCTAAAGCAGCAGTAGCAGGAAGAAGCTCTGCATACAGGAATCAAATATTACCTCATGTCTGGTGGGACAATGCCTATGTATCATAAGATCTAAGCCTGACAGTGCTTCCATGATTCAGTTCCAAACCAGCAGATTAAACCGCACTTTTCTTGCTCCTGAAACTCTCCTTCATCAATGCGAATTTTTTCTTGCACTGATTCACAGTCTTTCCAGGGACAGCTGTTGCGACTCGTTCCCATCGCTGGTTAGTTTCCTTTGGGAAGGCTTTTAGAGCTTGAACCAGTGCTCGTTCCTGTACTGCAGACCACACGTCTTGTTCTGAACTAGAGGAAACTCCATTTGCAGCAGCAGGAGAAGGAGCAGAACCAGATGTCTGGTTGCTATTAGAGTCTTCTGAGTTATTTGTTGTTGCAGCAGCACTATTTTCAGGCTTTGCAGGAATTGATACCCCTT harbors:
- the LOC112741038 gene encoding phospholipase D delta, with translation MENRFRIIRESDLLMMDNAASEPVFLHGDLDLWILEAKALPNLDLSTETMRKCITMGNSCSPPFVKGLKTHSGRHKMITSDPYVSVCLSGATIAQTRIIPNCENPLWDEHFLIPVAHPAQKLEFHVKDNDVLGAELIGVVDISANKILSGGIIDDWFPIVGQNGNCLKPYPELHLSIQFRPVGAEETGSLGVPDTYFPLRKGGSVTLYQDAHVPDGKLPEIPLEDGKVFQHGKCWEEICQAILEAHNLIYIIGWSVYHPVKLIREPSKPLPSQAELSLGELLKYKSQEGVRVVMLIWDDKTSHDKFLLKTDGVMQTHDEQTRKYFKNSTVHCVLAPRYASSKLSVFKQQVVGTLFSHHQKCVLVDTQASGNNRKITAFIGGLDLCDGRYDTPEHRLFDDLDTVFHNDFRNPTFPSNSRGPRLPWHDLHCKVEGPAAYDILINFEQRWRKAKKWRDFRLKKVTKWHEDALLSLERLSWMLTPSSSPDGEKAVYVTDEHDPESWNVQVFRSIDSGSVMGFPKSVEQAKAQNLFCGKNLKVDKSIHVAYVKAIRSAEHFIYIENQYFLGSSYNWHSHKGAGANHLIPMELALKIASKIIANERFSAYIVIPMWPEGVPGSVAIQEILFWQGQTMSMMYKIVADALKKAGLSHHYHPQDYLNFYCLGKREPLSSDIPLPTQTSENRGLNSSKKSRRFMIYVHAKGMIVDDEYVIMGSANINQRSMDGSRDTEIAMGAYQPKYTWKEKNSHPHGQVYGYRMSLWAEHLGSIKEIYEEPKSLECVRYVNYIAKQNWDAYVSEEGKELRGHLMQYPIMVGSDGKVSPLPDHEYFPDVGGKVLGSPNSLPDALTT